Proteins found in one Aquibium microcysteis genomic segment:
- a CDS encoding thiamine pyrophosphate-binding protein, whose product MESLVQAETVGDFIARYLADVGVTVMFGVISIHNMPILDAVARQGRIRFVPARGEAGAMNMADAYARVSGTLGVCITSTGTAAGNAAGAQAEALTAGAPVLHITSQVDLAYADRDRAAIHDVPRQPEMLRGISKAVYRLWDANGAIGALTAAVSAAISAPTGPVSLEIPVDVQRTPARGVARIHPPLPQRPRASDAVIDDLAERILRARRPLLWLGGGARGAVAEATELHRRGMGVVTSTNGRAVVSEASSGNLGAFNMTPEAEKLYASCDLMLVVGSRLRGNETRNNELQLPSPLLQIDAEASQGGRNYPVDIFAHGDAADTLARLLERLPAKLDTDPDLFFDIAQARATAEGRMRDQIGAYFVVADTLSETVAAGGHAWVRDVTISNSTFGNRYVRLTDPRQGVHALGGGIGQGVAMGIGAALASKGTKAITLLGDGGTMLGLAEMITAVDEAAPLVYVMMNDQAYGVIQNIQDAQYGSRRHYSKIAVPDFKLFCASIGMPHHRVDDVEAFGDVLRAALAAEGPQLIEIDMVAIGPFAQSFAGPPAGAAGKTD is encoded by the coding sequence ATGGAATCCCTCGTGCAGGCCGAGACCGTCGGCGACTTCATCGCACGCTATCTCGCCGACGTCGGCGTCACGGTCATGTTCGGCGTGATCTCGATCCACAACATGCCGATCCTCGACGCGGTCGCGCGGCAGGGCCGCATCCGCTTCGTCCCTGCGCGCGGCGAGGCGGGCGCCATGAACATGGCCGACGCCTATGCCCGCGTCTCCGGCACGCTCGGCGTCTGCATCACCTCCACCGGCACCGCCGCCGGCAATGCCGCCGGGGCACAGGCCGAAGCCCTGACCGCCGGCGCGCCGGTGCTGCACATCACCAGCCAGGTCGATCTCGCCTATGCCGACCGCGACCGCGCCGCGATCCACGACGTGCCGCGCCAGCCCGAGATGCTGCGCGGCATCTCGAAGGCCGTCTACCGCCTCTGGGACGCCAACGGCGCGATCGGCGCGCTGACGGCCGCCGTCTCCGCGGCGATCTCGGCGCCGACCGGCCCGGTCAGCCTCGAAATCCCCGTCGACGTGCAGCGGACGCCGGCCCGCGGCGTCGCCCGCATCCACCCGCCGCTGCCGCAGCGGCCGCGCGCCTCGGACGCCGTCATCGACGACCTCGCCGAGCGCATCCTGCGCGCCCGCCGGCCGCTGCTCTGGCTCGGCGGCGGCGCCCGTGGCGCTGTGGCGGAGGCGACCGAGCTGCACCGGCGCGGCATGGGCGTGGTCACCTCCACCAACGGCCGCGCCGTCGTTTCGGAGGCCTCGTCGGGCAATCTCGGCGCCTTCAACATGACGCCGGAGGCCGAGAAGCTCTACGCGAGCTGCGACCTGATGCTGGTCGTCGGCTCGCGCCTGCGCGGCAACGAGACGCGCAACAACGAGCTGCAGCTGCCGTCGCCGCTTCTCCAGATCGACGCCGAGGCCTCGCAGGGCGGCCGCAACTATCCCGTCGACATCTTCGCCCATGGCGATGCCGCCGACACGCTCGCCCGCCTGCTGGAGCGCCTGCCGGCGAAGCTCGACACCGACCCGGACCTGTTCTTCGACATCGCCCAGGCCCGCGCCACCGCCGAGGGGCGCATGCGCGACCAGATCGGCGCCTATTTCGTCGTCGCCGACACGCTGTCGGAGACGGTGGCGGCAGGTGGCCATGCCTGGGTGCGCGACGTCACCATCTCCAACTCCACCTTCGGCAACCGCTATGTCCGGCTCACCGATCCCCGCCAGGGCGTGCATGCACTCGGCGGCGGCATCGGCCAGGGCGTCGCGATGGGCATCGGCGCGGCGCTCGCCTCGAAGGGTACCAAGGCGATCACGCTGCTCGGCGACGGTGGTACCATGCTCGGCCTCGCCGAGATGATCACCGCCGTCGACGAGGCCGCGCCGCTGGTCTACGTGATGATGAACGACCAGGCCTACGGCGTCATCCAGAACATCCAGGACGCGCAATACGGCAGCCGCCGGCACTATTCCAAGATCGCCGTGCCGGATTTCAAGCTCTTCTGTGCCTCGATCGGCATGCCGCACCACCGCGTCGACGACGTCGAGGCCTTCGGCGACGTGCTGCGGGCGGCGCTCGCCGCCGAGGGGCCGCAGCTGATCGAGATCGACATGGTCGCCATCGGCCCCTTCGCCCAGAGCTTCGCCGGTCCGCCGGCAGGTGCCGCCGGCAAGACGGACTGA
- a CDS encoding aspartate dehydrogenase, with translation MRLGLIGYGTIARTLAGHLGAVSGIEAVAVLVRPGRAADVPASFDDGAIPVAAVTTVDALLAARPDFVVECAGHSAVDAFVPPLLHAGLDVVVVSIGALADEALHARLREAAAAGGARMILPAGAVGGIDILSALRAGGDVQVRYTGTKPPKAWAGTPAETVVDLAALDRPAVIFEGSARAAATAYPKNANVAATLALAGAGFDATRVVLVADPAASGNVHEFEAVSPVALVTMRIENAPSGNAKTSLATIMSVLREIRNRQGPVVI, from the coding sequence ATGCGCCTCGGCCTGATCGGATACGGCACCATCGCCCGCACGCTCGCCGGACATCTCGGCGCGGTCTCGGGCATCGAGGCCGTCGCCGTGCTGGTGCGGCCCGGCCGCGCGGCGGACGTGCCGGCATCGTTCGACGACGGCGCCATTCCGGTCGCCGCCGTCACGACCGTCGATGCGCTGCTCGCCGCTCGGCCCGATTTCGTCGTCGAATGCGCCGGCCATTCCGCCGTCGACGCCTTCGTCCCGCCGCTGCTCCATGCGGGGCTCGACGTCGTCGTGGTCTCGATCGGCGCGCTGGCCGACGAGGCGCTCCACGCCCGTCTCCGCGAGGCGGCGGCAGCCGGCGGCGCCCGGATGATCCTGCCGGCCGGCGCCGTCGGCGGCATCGACATCCTGTCCGCGCTCCGGGCCGGCGGGGACGTGCAGGTGCGCTACACCGGCACCAAGCCGCCGAAGGCCTGGGCCGGCACGCCGGCCGAAACCGTCGTCGATCTCGCCGCGCTCGACCGCCCCGCCGTGATCTTCGAGGGCAGCGCGCGCGCGGCGGCGACCGCCTATCCGAAGAACGCCAACGTCGCCGCGACGCTGGCACTCGCCGGCGCCGGCTTTGACGCGACGCGGGTCGTCCTCGTCGCCGATCCGGCGGCTTCCGGCAACGTGCACGAATTCGAGGCCGTGTCGCCGGTGGCGCTGGTGACCATGCGCATCGAGAACGCCCCTTCGGGCAATGCGAAGACCTCGCTCGCCACCATCATGAGCGTGCTGCGCGAGATCAGGAACAGGCAGGGACCGGTGGTGATCTGA
- a CDS encoding SDR family oxidoreductase, translating to MSLEGRHILVTGAARGLGATVAKALAERGARLVLADIAEEEGRAVAAALDAAFLPVDLGEPTSIEALAGAVGATTGGALHGLVNNGAIATGIGGIGFEEIEIDSWDRVLRVNVRGTWLLTKAVAPQLRASGSGRVVNVASDTALWGAPRLLSYVASKGAIISMTRSLAREFGPDRVGVTAIAPGILTTPSTDYVPEARHRLYAEGRAVPGPQAPEEVTATIAFLLSEGALALTGQVLPVNNGFVFT from the coding sequence ATGAGCCTCGAGGGCCGCCATATCCTGGTGACGGGCGCCGCGCGCGGCCTCGGCGCGACCGTCGCGAAGGCGCTCGCCGAGAGAGGCGCGCGGCTCGTCCTGGCCGACATCGCCGAGGAGGAGGGGCGCGCGGTCGCTGCCGCGCTCGACGCCGCGTTCCTTCCCGTCGATCTCGGCGAGCCCACCTCGATCGAGGCGCTTGCCGGCGCGGTCGGTGCGACGACCGGCGGGGCGCTGCACGGTCTGGTCAATAACGGCGCCATCGCCACCGGCATCGGCGGCATCGGCTTCGAGGAGATCGAGATCGACAGCTGGGACCGCGTCCTGCGCGTCAACGTCCGCGGCACCTGGCTCCTGACGAAGGCGGTCGCGCCGCAACTGCGTGCCAGCGGCTCCGGCCGCGTCGTCAACGTCGCCTCCGACACCGCGCTCTGGGGCGCGCCGCGGCTTCTCTCCTACGTCGCCAGCAAGGGCGCGATCATCTCCATGACGCGCTCGCTCGCCCGCGAATTCGGGCCCGACCGCGTCGGTGTCACCGCCATCGCGCCGGGCATCCTGACGACGCCCTCCACCGACTACGTGCCGGAAGCCCGCCACCGCCTCTACGCGGAGGGTCGCGCCGTTCCCGGCCCGCAGGCACCCGAGGAGGTGACCGCCACCATCGCCTTCCTGCTCTCCGAAGGCGCGCTGGCGCTGACCGGGCAGGTGCTTCCGGTCAACAACGGGTTCGTCTTCACATGA
- a CDS encoding aromatic ring-hydroxylating oxygenase subunit alpha — MTVIDKKALIEERVNQGLLGQWYPVAKSVEVKATKPYGAKLLGRKVVLWRDQSGAIRCIEDFCPHRGAPLSYGEVHEGNIGCRYHGVIVDGDGVVKRVPAMPECALEGRKALESFEVTEANDAVFVYIPSVEQPVAPALVLPKELTGDDWAGFLCTSVWETNYRYALDNLADPMHGCYLHSESFTLAFGSKQDLMQLDKTEAGFRVSRVGQVGENFDWTEFEIHPGNMFCFLDIPYPPAAGPGGFMRIVGFTTPIDERTCKVFFWRLRQVSGLARESWRFLYRAQLEENHWNVLEQDRVMLEGMPDDARKREMLYQHDLGVSRVRQLLTRAAKSQIEAELALKVAAE; from the coding sequence ATGACCGTCATCGACAAGAAAGCGCTGATCGAGGAGCGGGTGAACCAGGGCCTGCTCGGCCAGTGGTACCCCGTGGCCAAATCCGTCGAGGTCAAGGCGACGAAGCCCTATGGCGCGAAGCTGCTTGGCCGGAAGGTGGTGCTGTGGCGCGACCAGTCGGGCGCCATCCGCTGCATCGAGGATTTCTGCCCGCACCGCGGCGCGCCGCTCTCCTACGGCGAGGTCCACGAGGGCAACATCGGCTGCCGCTATCACGGCGTGATCGTCGATGGCGACGGCGTGGTGAAGCGCGTGCCCGCCATGCCCGAATGCGCGCTGGAGGGCCGCAAGGCACTCGAGAGCTTCGAGGTCACCGAGGCCAACGACGCCGTCTTCGTCTACATTCCCTCCGTCGAGCAACCGGTCGCACCCGCGCTGGTGCTGCCGAAGGAACTGACGGGCGACGACTGGGCCGGCTTCCTCTGCACCTCGGTCTGGGAGACCAACTACCGCTATGCGCTCGACAATCTCGCCGACCCCATGCACGGCTGCTACCTGCATTCGGAGAGCTTCACGCTCGCCTTCGGTTCCAAGCAGGACCTGATGCAGCTCGACAAGACCGAGGCCGGCTTCCGCGTCAGCCGCGTCGGCCAGGTCGGCGAGAACTTCGACTGGACGGAGTTCGAGATCCATCCCGGCAACATGTTCTGCTTTCTCGACATCCCCTATCCGCCGGCGGCGGGTCCGGGCGGCTTCATGCGCATCGTCGGCTTCACGACGCCGATCGACGAGCGCACCTGCAAGGTCTTCTTCTGGCGCCTGCGCCAGGTGTCGGGCCTGGCTCGCGAGAGCTGGCGCTTCCTCTACAGGGCGCAGCTCGAGGAGAACCACTGGAACGTGCTCGAGCAGGACCGCGTCATGCTCGAAGGCATGCCCGACGACGCCCGCAAGCGCGAGATGCTCTACCAGCACGATCTTGGCGTCAGCCGCGTCCGCCAGCTCCTGACCAGGGCCGCCAAGAGCCAGATCGAGGCCGAGCTCGCGTTGAAGGTCGCGGCCGAATGA
- a CDS encoding ABC transporter permease has protein sequence MAVAAQQAGTRVPAGAKPRRSFSLARHGTLLASLGILAGFLLLWEFLPPALDVPKFIIPTVSDCLVELKRMWFQERLFGHTMSTAFYTVLGFAIGSALGAVMGYLLGMSAFWEKVLSPYILALQIAPKVAFAPLFIMWFGYNAMPKLLVTVLIVFFPVMVNVLQAMRTVDRDLVNLARAYKLSRWGIFRKIEMPSTLPNLMAGLRIASTLAVIGVTVGELVGGNTGLGFLISYGGGQANAAMVFNAILFLTLIGIVLYTVLARVEEKILHYLPKAEH, from the coding sequence ATGGCTGTCGCTGCTCAGCAGGCCGGGACCCGCGTCCCGGCCGGCGCGAAGCCCCGCCGGAGCTTCTCGCTTGCCCGACACGGCACGCTGCTTGCGAGCCTCGGCATCCTCGCGGGCTTCCTCCTGCTGTGGGAGTTCCTCCCGCCGGCGCTCGACGTGCCGAAATTCATCATTCCGACGGTGAGCGACTGCCTCGTCGAACTGAAGCGCATGTGGTTCCAGGAACGGCTGTTCGGCCACACGATGTCGACGGCGTTCTACACCGTGCTCGGCTTCGCCATCGGCAGCGCGCTCGGCGCCGTGATGGGCTACCTGCTCGGCATGTCGGCCTTCTGGGAGAAGGTGCTGTCGCCCTACATCCTGGCCCTGCAGATCGCGCCGAAGGTCGCCTTCGCGCCGTTGTTCATCATGTGGTTCGGCTACAACGCCATGCCCAAGCTGCTCGTCACCGTGCTGATCGTCTTCTTCCCGGTGATGGTCAACGTGCTGCAGGCCATGCGCACGGTCGACCGCGACCTCGTCAACCTGGCGCGCGCCTACAAGCTGTCGCGCTGGGGCATTTTCCGCAAGATCGAGATGCCGTCGACGCTGCCCAACCTCATGGCCGGCCTGCGGATCGCCTCGACGCTCGCGGTGATCGGCGTGACGGTCGGCGAACTCGTGGGCGGCAACACCGGCCTCGGCTTCCTGATCTCCTATGGCGGCGGCCAGGCCAATGCGGCGATGGTCTTCAACGCCATCCTGTTCCTGACGCTGATCGGGATCGTCCTCTACACGGTGCTCGCCCGCGTCGAGGAGAAGATCCTGCACTATCTCCCCAAAGCAGAACACTGA
- a CDS encoding aldehyde dehydrogenase family protein: protein MDAHAIDLPDGRLFVGGVWEEGTGAEIVSIFPADGSVNRVLRGASIADGERAIARAKAAQADPAWRRLKSHERARFLHRIADGIEANVERIAFIQTRDTGKTLRETRALAASAAGTFRYYGAVLETSDDLATVQRGDALTLSLHEPIGLVAAITPWNSPIASDAQKVAPALAAGNAVLLKPASWSPLVALELARIVEAAGLPAGLFSVLPGAGSEIGNLLVEHPDIGRVSFTGGTSTGRALARKAAEKLMPISLELGGKSPTIVFADADMDVALAGVLFGIFSSTGQSCIAGSRLFVERSIHDGFVERLVAATRKLKVGHPFDPATQVAPLVHPTHRDSVAAYVQLARNEGAEVLCGGAAPEGPAYDGGAYYLPTILAGVANTARICREEVFGPVLVVIPFDDEADVIAQANDNDYGLACGLWTRDFPRAMRVGRAIRAGTVWVNTYKQFSISTPFGGDGESGLGREKGREGLRAYMTQKSVYHDLSGAPHPWAGEAIR from the coding sequence ATGGATGCTCATGCGATCGACCTGCCCGATGGCCGCCTCTTCGTCGGCGGCGTCTGGGAAGAGGGCACCGGCGCCGAGATCGTCTCGATCTTTCCGGCCGACGGCTCGGTCAACCGCGTGCTGCGCGGCGCCTCCATCGCCGACGGCGAGCGGGCCATCGCGCGTGCGAAGGCCGCGCAGGCCGATCCGGCCTGGCGGCGGCTGAAGTCGCACGAGCGCGCGCGCTTCCTCCACCGTATCGCCGACGGCATCGAGGCGAATGTCGAGCGCATCGCCTTCATCCAGACCCGCGACACCGGCAAGACGCTGCGCGAGACCCGCGCGCTCGCGGCCTCCGCGGCCGGCACCTTCCGCTACTACGGCGCCGTGCTCGAAACATCCGACGACCTCGCCACCGTCCAGCGCGGCGACGCGCTGACGCTCTCCCTGCACGAGCCGATCGGCCTCGTCGCCGCCATCACGCCGTGGAACTCGCCGATCGCGTCCGACGCGCAGAAGGTCGCGCCCGCGCTCGCCGCCGGCAACGCCGTGCTGCTCAAGCCGGCCTCGTGGTCGCCGCTTGTGGCGCTCGAACTCGCCCGCATCGTCGAGGCTGCCGGCCTGCCGGCCGGCCTGTTCTCGGTGCTGCCCGGCGCCGGCTCCGAGATCGGCAACCTGCTCGTCGAGCATCCCGACATCGGCCGCGTCAGCTTCACCGGCGGCACCTCGACCGGCCGCGCGCTCGCCCGCAAGGCGGCCGAGAAGCTGATGCCGATCAGCCTGGAACTCGGCGGCAAGTCGCCGACCATCGTCTTCGCCGATGCCGACATGGACGTGGCGCTGGCCGGCGTGCTGTTCGGCATCTTCTCCTCGACCGGCCAGAGCTGCATCGCCGGCTCGCGGCTCTTCGTCGAACGGTCGATCCACGACGGCTTCGTCGAGCGGCTGGTCGCGGCGACCCGCAAGCTGAAGGTCGGCCATCCCTTCGATCCCGCCACGCAGGTGGCGCCGCTGGTCCATCCGACGCACCGCGACAGCGTCGCGGCCTATGTCCAGTTGGCGCGGAACGAGGGCGCCGAAGTGCTCTGCGGCGGCGCGGCGCCCGAAGGCCCGGCCTACGACGGCGGCGCCTACTACCTGCCGACGATCCTCGCCGGCGTCGCCAACACGGCCCGCATCTGCCGCGAGGAGGTCTTCGGCCCGGTGCTCGTCGTCATCCCCTTCGACGACGAGGCCGACGTGATCGCGCAGGCCAACGACAACGACTACGGCCTCGCCTGTGGTCTCTGGACGCGCGACTTTCCAAGGGCCATGCGCGTCGGCAGGGCCATCCGCGCCGGCACCGTCTGGGTCAACACCTACAAGCAGTTCTCGATCTCCACGCCCTTCGGCGGCGACGGCGAGAGCGGGCTCGGCCGCGAGAAGGGCCGCGAGGGCCTGCGCGCCTACATGACGCAGAAGAGCGTCTACCACGACCTGTCCGGCGCGCCGCATCCCTGGGCGGGGGAGGCGATCCGATGA
- a CDS encoding ABC transporter substrate-binding protein, with product MRHYLRNAVAAMAIAFSATAAFADEAVTYLFPAPDFLPAFAPFQLAKGKGYFKEAGLDVTFQVGKGGADVATQVAVGNADMGGGIGDTPIIVRANGLDIRGVALLGGRGLTQIAWRKDRGITGPKDLAGKKIGVLAFQDTTYYNLLGVLASESLSKGDADIQAVGPGGIIQLMISGDLDAMSGVPEWIAAIRAAGVELDEMPVDTVFPAMAQAIIASDKTIAERPEMVKGFVGAVLRGIEDITTDPAKAAADYVSFMPQHAGKEAQIEGIMRAYAKLVYPEGENQPLGSFDPERIAKVQKFYVDNGIVQTAVPVENLYTNEFIQ from the coding sequence ATGAGACATTATCTGCGCAACGCCGTCGCTGCCATGGCGATCGCCTTTTCGGCGACAGCCGCCTTCGCCGACGAAGCCGTCACCTATCTCTTCCCGGCACCGGACTTCCTGCCCGCCTTCGCCCCGTTCCAGCTCGCCAAGGGCAAGGGCTACTTCAAGGAAGCCGGCCTCGACGTCACCTTCCAGGTCGGCAAGGGCGGCGCCGACGTGGCGACCCAGGTCGCGGTCGGCAATGCCGACATGGGCGGCGGCATCGGCGACACGCCGATCATCGTGCGGGCCAACGGCCTCGACATCCGCGGCGTGGCGCTGCTCGGCGGCCGCGGCCTGACCCAGATCGCCTGGCGCAAGGACCGCGGCATCACCGGCCCGAAGGATCTCGCCGGCAAGAAGATCGGCGTGCTCGCCTTCCAGGACACCACCTATTACAACCTGCTCGGCGTGCTCGCTTCCGAAAGCCTCTCGAAGGGCGATGCCGACATCCAGGCGGTCGGACCCGGCGGCATCATCCAGCTGATGATCTCCGGTGATCTCGACGCCATGTCCGGCGTGCCGGAATGGATCGCCGCCATCCGGGCCGCCGGCGTCGAACTCGACGAGATGCCCGTGGACACCGTGTTCCCGGCCATGGCGCAGGCCATCATCGCCTCCGACAAGACGATCGCCGAGCGTCCCGAGATGGTGAAGGGCTTCGTCGGCGCCGTGCTCAGGGGCATCGAGGACATCACCACCGATCCGGCCAAGGCCGCGGCCGACTATGTCAGCTTCATGCCGCAGCACGCCGGCAAGGAGGCGCAGATCGAGGGCATCATGCGCGCCTACGCCAAGCTGGTCTATCCGGAGGGCGAAAACCAGCCGCTCGGCTCGTTCGATCCGGAGCGTATCGCCAAGGTGCAGAAGTTCTACGTCGACAACGGCATCGTGCAGACCGCCGTGCCCGTCGAGAACCTCTACACCAACGAGTTCATCCAGTAA
- a CDS encoding SDR family oxidoreductase — MDYGYGDQVAVVTGGSSGIGLATVRLLLDSGANVAFCARDEARLRAVEAELAAAFGAGRVLARALSVLDEAAVKAFAGEVEATFGRCDLLVNNAGQGRVSTFAETADADWRAEYELKLFSQIYPARAFLPMLKASKGAIVAVNSLLAYQPEPHMVCTSSARAGVQNLLKSLSVEFAPHVRVNSILLGLVDSGQWNRRYDAREDKTQSRADWYGALAARKGIPLGRLGNPAEAAAAIAFLGSRAASYITGAQLEVSGGLSRHI; from the coding sequence ATGGACTACGGCTACGGGGATCAGGTCGCCGTCGTCACCGGCGGCTCGTCGGGCATCGGCCTCGCGACCGTGCGCCTGCTGCTCGACAGCGGCGCGAACGTCGCCTTCTGCGCCCGCGACGAAGCGCGGCTGCGGGCCGTCGAGGCGGAGCTCGCCGCCGCGTTCGGTGCCGGCCGTGTGCTCGCCCGGGCGCTGTCGGTGCTCGACGAGGCGGCGGTCAAGGCCTTCGCCGGCGAGGTCGAGGCGACGTTCGGGCGCTGCGACCTGCTCGTCAACAATGCCGGGCAGGGCCGCGTCTCGACCTTCGCCGAAACCGCCGATGCCGACTGGCGCGCCGAATACGAACTGAAGCTGTTCAGCCAGATCTACCCGGCCCGCGCCTTCCTGCCGATGCTGAAGGCCTCCAAGGGCGCCATCGTCGCGGTCAATTCGCTGCTCGCCTACCAGCCCGAGCCGCACATGGTCTGCACGTCCTCCGCGCGAGCCGGCGTCCAGAACCTGTTGAAATCGCTCAGCGTCGAGTTCGCGCCCCACGTCCGGGTGAACTCGATCCTGCTCGGCCTCGTCGATTCCGGCCAGTGGAACCGGCGCTACGACGCCCGCGAGGACAAGACCCAGTCCCGGGCAGACTGGTACGGCGCGCTCGCCGCGCGCAAGGGCATTCCGCTTGGCCGGCTCGGCAATCCCGCCGAGGCGGCCGCGGCCATCGCGTTCCTCGGATCGCGCGCGGCCAGCTACATCACAGGCGCCCAGCTCGAGGTTTCGGGCGGGCTGTCGCGACACATCTGA
- a CDS encoding alpha/beta fold hydrolase, which translates to MTAVQNLALRMVGPVELAERAGDGPACVLLHGIGSNASSFLPLMAELPADWRILAWNAPGYGRSEPLAGDWPLARDYAEALAAMLDELGIRRVSLLGHSLGALMAAAFTAARRDRVDHLVLASPALGHGIPRGNVLSASAQARIDDLGIEGPEEFAARRAARLVFEPDANPAHVEAVRRAMSQVRLPGYAQAARMLSAGRLLDDIAQITVPVDVVVGADDRVTPADGARCAYDALRTPWRGRFVEVPQTGHAIAHERPDALARLLAAVPETVR; encoded by the coding sequence ATGACCGCCGTTCAGAACCTCGCGCTTCGCATGGTCGGCCCGGTCGAACTCGCCGAGCGGGCAGGGGACGGCCCGGCCTGCGTGCTTCTGCACGGCATCGGCAGCAACGCCTCCTCCTTCCTGCCGCTGATGGCCGAACTGCCGGCCGACTGGCGCATCCTCGCCTGGAACGCGCCGGGCTACGGCCGCTCCGAACCGCTTGCCGGCGACTGGCCGCTCGCCCGCGACTATGCCGAGGCGCTGGCCGCGATGCTCGACGAGCTGGGCATCCGCCGCGTCAGCCTGCTCGGCCATTCGCTCGGCGCCCTGATGGCCGCCGCCTTCACTGCGGCCCGGCGCGACCGGGTCGACCATCTGGTGCTCGCGTCGCCGGCGCTGGGCCACGGCATTCCGCGCGGCAACGTGCTCAGCGCGTCGGCCCAGGCGCGGATCGACGATCTCGGCATCGAGGGACCGGAGGAATTCGCCGCCCGCCGCGCCGCCCGCCTCGTCTTCGAGCCGGACGCCAATCCCGCCCATGTCGAGGCGGTGCGCCGCGCCATGAGCCAGGTGCGTCTTCCGGGCTATGCCCAGGCCGCCCGCATGCTCTCGGCCGGTCGCCTGCTCGACGACATCGCCCAGATCACCGTGCCCGTCGACGTCGTCGTCGGCGCCGACGACCGCGTCACGCCCGCCGACGGTGCGCGCTGCGCCTATGATGCGTTGCGCACGCCGTGGCGCGGACGCTTCGTCGAGGTGCCGCAGACGGGCCATGCCATCGCACATGAACGGCCGGACGCGCTGGCGCGGCTGCTCGCCGCCGTGCCCGAAACCGTCCGCTAG
- a CDS encoding VOC family protein has product MTDTVRVESLRGIMMRGPGITATLPFYEDMWGLRLAHKEDGLALLRGTGPEAYLYGLKDGPVFGIEYIHFAMRDRASMDALFAQVVARGASVVGRPAPFDDWVGGYGFELIDPDNRRLRFRTEARRHDEEPEWAKPRKVSHVVLNTADMEGVQQFYTDVLGFRVSDYSADQMVFLRCNTDHHSIALVRNAYASVNHVAFEMPTINEFMRGIGRMKQKGHVPTWGPGRHGPGNNPFAYFVSPSGFCIEFTSELQQIDEATHEAQVWSRNDPEAMDRWMTAGPPTPAQRAVMQGRPDPGFPDLRMAEAT; this is encoded by the coding sequence ATGACCGATACCGTCCGGGTCGAAAGTCTCCGCGGCATCATGATGCGCGGGCCGGGCATCACCGCCACGCTGCCCTTCTACGAGGACATGTGGGGCCTGCGTCTCGCCCACAAGGAGGACGGCCTGGCCCTGCTGCGCGGCACCGGTCCCGAGGCCTATCTCTACGGCCTCAAGGACGGGCCGGTCTTCGGCATCGAATACATCCACTTCGCCATGCGCGACCGCGCCTCCATGGACGCGCTGTTCGCCCAGGTCGTCGCGCGCGGCGCCTCCGTCGTCGGTCGCCCGGCACCCTTCGACGACTGGGTCGGCGGCTACGGCTTCGAGCTCATCGATCCCGACAACCGCCGCCTGCGCTTCCGCACCGAGGCGCGCCGGCACGACGAGGAGCCGGAATGGGCCAAGCCCCGCAAGGTCTCCCACGTCGTCCTCAACACCGCCGACATGGAAGGCGTGCAGCAGTTCTACACCGACGTGCTCGGCTTCCGCGTCTCGGACTATTCGGCCGACCAGATGGTCTTCCTGCGCTGCAACACCGATCACCACTCGATCGCGCTCGTCCGCAACGCCTATGCCAGCGTCAACCACGTCGCCTTCGAGATGCCGACCATCAACGAGTTCATGCGCGGCATCGGGCGCATGAAGCAGAAGGGTCACGTGCCGACCTGGGGACCGGGCCGCCATGGTCCCGGCAACAATCCCTTCGCCTATTTCGTCTCGCCGTCGGGCTTCTGCATCGAGTTCACCTCCGAACTGCAGCAGATCGACGAGGCGACGCATGAGGCGCAGGTCTGGTCGCGCAACGATCCCGAGGCGATGGACCGCTGGATGACCGCGGGCCCGCCCACGCCTGCGCAGCGCGCCGTCATGCAGGGCAGGCCCGATCCCGGCTTCCCGGACCTGCGCATGGCAGAGGCCACGTGA